In Streptococcus uberis, a single window of DNA contains:
- a CDS encoding helix-turn-helix domain-containing protein: protein MENKILQEYISKRIRLLRLEKGLTQEQLEEKADLGTNYVYKLENQSTNIKVNTLEKVMTALDVDFEEFFDISLVEQNSDLSDLMVQIKELSSGQQDRVIKALSTLVGEIKGK from the coding sequence ATGGAAAATAAAATTTTACAGGAATACATTTCAAAAAGAATACGACTGCTGAGGTTAGAAAAAGGCTTAACGCAGGAACAATTGGAAGAAAAAGCTGATCTTGGAACAAACTATGTTTATAAATTGGAAAATCAATCAACAAATATCAAAGTTAATACTTTGGAAAAAGTTATGACAGCATTAGACGTTGATTTTGAAGAATTTTTTGACATCAGTTTAGTGGAACAAAACTCAGACTTATCTGACTTAATGGTTCAGATTAAAGAGCTGTCATCGGGGCAACAAGATCGTGTCATTAAAGCATTATCAACATTAGTTGGAGAAATAAAAGGAAAATAA
- a CDS encoding zinc ribbon domain-containing protein — MEKFCQSCAMPLTPKGQDFRGNNADASKSDTYCYLCYLNGQFTEPNITFEEMVAKGQKGIEASPGNAISKWVMKKSYPMMLKKVSRWQS, encoded by the coding sequence ATGGAAAAATTTTGCCAGTCATGTGCCATGCCCTTAACGCCAAAGGGACAAGATTTTAGAGGAAATAATGCCGATGCTAGTAAATCGGATACTTATTGTTACCTCTGTTATCTTAATGGGCAGTTCACAGAACCAAATATCACCTTCGAAGAAATGGTAGCAAAGGGTCAAAAAGGCATCGAAGCCAGTCCCGGAAATGCCATCAGTAAATGGGTGATGAAAAAATCTTATCCCATGATGCTTAAAAAAGTGAGCAGATGGCAATCATAG
- a CDS encoding S66 family peptidase → MIKTVGIVSLSRGLLGEDFIKHELDLGIKRLEDYGLEVRFLPNALKGIDYIEEHPEARASDLLEAMADDSIDMILCAIGGDDAYRLLPHLFENKQLEKVAKQKIFLGFSDTTMNHFMLHKVGIKTFYGQSFIADICELDKNMLPYTERYFRELMQTGSISEIRPSEVWYEERQDFSENALGTQRIAHSNQGFELLRGPATFSGPILGGCLESIYDIFDNSRYSDTVELCDKYNLFPSLEDWRGKILLLETSEEKPSVEEHRKMLEKLKATGLFNVINGIIVGKPQDESHYQAYKENFLEVIDADIPILYNVNVGHATPRAIVPLGLMAHVDAEEQVIRFED, encoded by the coding sequence ATGATTAAAACCGTTGGTATTGTTAGTCTTTCACGTGGCTTATTGGGTGAAGACTTTATCAAGCATGAATTAGACCTTGGCATTAAGCGACTCGAGGACTACGGATTAGAAGTTAGGTTCTTACCCAATGCTTTGAAAGGTATCGATTATATAGAGGAACACCCAGAGGCGCGTGCATCAGATTTACTTGAAGCTATGGCCGATGACTCCATTGACATGATCCTCTGTGCCATTGGTGGTGATGATGCCTATCGCCTCTTACCTCACCTTTTCGAAAATAAGCAATTGGAAAAAGTGGCGAAACAGAAGATTTTTCTAGGTTTTTCAGACACAACAATGAATCACTTCATGCTTCATAAAGTTGGCATAAAAACCTTTTATGGTCAGTCTTTTATCGCTGATATTTGTGAGTTAGATAAGAATATGTTGCCATATACTGAGCGCTATTTCAGAGAATTAATGCAAACTGGAAGTATTTCTGAAATTCGACCTAGTGAAGTCTGGTATGAAGAGCGTCAAGATTTTAGTGAAAATGCCTTAGGGACGCAGAGGATAGCCCATTCGAATCAGGGTTTCGAATTATTAAGAGGACCAGCAACTTTTTCTGGACCAATTTTAGGGGGCTGTCTAGAGTCTATCTATGATATCTTTGATAATAGCCGCTATTCAGATACTGTTGAGCTTTGCGACAAGTATAACCTTTTTCCTAGTTTGGAAGATTGGCGTGGCAAAATACTGTTATTAGAAACTAGCGAGGAGAAACCAAGTGTAGAAGAACATCGAAAAATGTTAGAAAAGCTCAAAGCTACTGGCCTTTTTAATGTTATCAATGGTATTATTGTTGGTAAACCTCAGGATGAGAGTCATTATCAAGCGTACAAAGAGAATTTCTTAGAGGTTATTGATGCTGATATTCCCATTCTCTATAATGTCAATGTCGGTCATGCAACGCCAAGAGCCATTGTTCCCTTGGGGCTCATGGCTCACGTCGATGCTGAAGAGCAAGTCATTCGCTTTGAAGACTAA
- a CDS encoding RNA polymerase sigma factor — protein MNIDAYEEEMMSYANEIIAYLMKSGVSPDQAQDVTQDVFVQILEANYSLPSSKLRAWMYRTAIRRYIDLYRRDKHYYDILKRDFFSQESLNPYDQEGYDMLDEAISQVNEKFRILLDLFYFQNFSIKEIAEITGKSQSNIKITLMRARRQLKQELQSKGYTHHEIK, from the coding sequence ATTAATATTGATGCTTATGAAGAAGAAATGATGTCCTATGCCAATGAAATCATAGCCTATTTGATGAAATCTGGGGTTTCTCCTGATCAGGCACAGGACGTGACACAAGACGTTTTTGTCCAAATACTGGAAGCTAATTATAGCTTACCCTCCAGTAAGCTTCGAGCATGGATGTATCGCACAGCCATTCGCCGTTACATTGACCTCTATCGACGAGATAAACACTACTACGATATCCTTAAGCGAGACTTCTTTTCCCAAGAAAGCCTAAACCCTTACGATCAAGAAGGCTATGACATGCTTGATGAAGCCATTAGTCAAGTGAATGAAAAATTCCGAATTCTCCTAGATCTTTTCTATTTTCAAAATTTCTCCATTAAGGAAATCGCTGAAATTACCGGTAAATCTCAATCTAATATTAAAATCACATTGATGCGCGCTCGACGTCAGCTCAAACAAGAACTTCAATCGAAAGGATACACTCATCATGAAATCAAATGA
- a CDS encoding CPBP family intramembrane glutamic endopeptidase, with protein sequence MQKRILEMPTKRYQKLPAWLMILLACGMVQGFMLVGGLLAGMVFLLFILFMIILRAGDTSILSHLSSMMNGLYFQLACFAFFSLTVMAWVKWYERRPLLSLGFYKDKWFFEILKGWLIGTLLFALSVGLSYLLGGLAFKGFDFSPKTLCYVIGIIPLWFIQGGTEELLTRGWLLPLIAKRSQLATAIIISSSLFGMMHLANDHVTVLSVVSIILVGIFMALYMLKTDNIWGVAGIHGAWNFTQGNLCGLAVSGQASGPSILQFDSKVGAPEWLSGGAFGTEGSLVASLVLLFGILILAWQFKREYSGKK encoded by the coding sequence ATGCAAAAACGGATTTTAGAAATGCCTACAAAAAGGTATCAGAAATTGCCTGCTTGGCTAATGATTCTACTAGCTTGTGGAATGGTGCAAGGCTTTATGCTTGTTGGTGGCCTATTAGCAGGGATGGTTTTTCTTCTCTTTATTCTCTTTATGATTATCCTTAGAGCTGGTGATACATCCATTCTGAGTCATCTGTCTAGCATGATGAACGGCTTGTATTTTCAATTAGCTTGTTTCGCTTTCTTTAGCTTGACAGTCATGGCCTGGGTCAAATGGTATGAAAGACGGCCTCTTCTTAGTCTTGGTTTTTACAAAGACAAATGGTTTTTTGAAATTCTAAAAGGTTGGCTGATTGGGACCCTTTTATTTGCTTTAAGTGTTGGTTTGTCCTATCTATTAGGAGGTTTAGCCTTTAAAGGATTTGATTTTTCTCCTAAAACCTTATGTTATGTGATTGGCATTATTCCGTTGTGGTTCATTCAGGGGGGGACGGAGGAACTCTTGACCAGAGGATGGTTACTTCCTCTGATTGCAAAACGAAGTCAATTAGCAACAGCTATTATCATTTCGAGCAGTCTTTTTGGAATGATGCATTTAGCTAATGACCATGTGACCGTTCTATCAGTCGTCAGTATTATACTTGTCGGTATTTTTATGGCTCTCTATATGCTTAAAACAGATAACATTTGGGGAGTTGCTGGTATTCATGGGGCTTGGAATTTCACTCAAGGAAATCTATGTGGCTTAGCTGTCAGTGGCCAAGCTTCTGGTCCGTCGATTCTGCAGTTCGACTCTAAAGTTGGCGCTCCAGAATGGCTTTCAGGCGGAGCTTTTGGGACAGAAGGTAGTCTGGTAGCAAGCTTGGTATTATTGTTTGGTATTCTCATTTTGGCTTGGCAATTTAAAAGGGAATATTCTGGAAAAAAATAA
- a CDS encoding MurR/RpiR family transcriptional regulator codes for MTILSRFAEKENFTPTEQLIIDYLQSHQEELESLTIGQLAKGTFSSNASIIRLCQKCGYQGFRDFRLALVSELTSSRYLGKIVDFSRPFQIKESSQEMVNGLFSLYKSSIDQVQSLLDIPQLEEMAEQIAQSNRLFLFGYGDVKLTLKSFSNKLVKINYFPIMATENEEEHEIVPHITNGDVALFVSYRGKNEKMAQHIVSLRRQGVATFVITANQKSPLLPYSKGYLLIPDLEKEDKIGTFYSQLSFDYLLNLIYTFLYKKHYD; via the coding sequence ATGACGATTTTAAGCCGTTTTGCTGAGAAAGAAAATTTTACGCCAACCGAGCAACTAATCATTGACTACTTGCAAAGCCATCAAGAAGAACTGGAATCACTGACTATTGGACAGCTGGCCAAGGGGACCTTTAGTTCAAATGCTAGCATCATCAGGCTTTGTCAAAAATGTGGTTATCAGGGTTTCAGGGATTTTCGCCTGGCCTTGGTATCAGAGTTGACGTCCAGTCGTTATCTGGGTAAAATCGTTGATTTTTCAAGACCTTTCCAGATTAAGGAATCCAGTCAAGAAATGGTCAACGGCCTGTTTTCTCTTTATAAAAGTAGTATTGACCAAGTCCAGTCCTTGCTTGATATTCCACAATTGGAGGAGATGGCAGAGCAGATTGCCCAGTCAAATCGTCTCTTTTTATTTGGTTATGGTGATGTCAAGTTAACCTTGAAGAGTTTCAGTAATAAATTGGTCAAAATCAACTATTTTCCAATTATGGCGACGGAAAACGAAGAGGAACATGAAATTGTTCCCCACATAACAAACGGGGATGTCGCCTTATTCGTTTCATACCGTGGAAAAAATGAAAAAATGGCTCAACACATTGTCTCCTTGAGACGACAAGGTGTTGCCACCTTTGTTATCACTGCTAATCAAAAGAGTCCTTTATTACCATACAGCAAAGGCTATCTCCTCATTCCAGATTTGGAAAAAGAGGATAAAATTGGAACCTTCTATTCTCAACTCTCTTTTGACTATCTCTTGAACCTGATTTACACCTTTCTTTATAAAAAACACTATGATTAA
- a CDS encoding DMT family transporter gives MKFQDKHPILLGSLAALTCESLFGLSYLFTKSATSQSSPLALLGWRFLLAFLFMQLLVTLGWVKLTIKGKSLGQLVKISFFSPVLYFIGETFGIKMTTASESGAFLATIPVIALMASSILLREKPNRHQVMGIGLTLVGVLLTVFALGLSASFSIPGYLMLILAVIGYAFYSVHVEKATAFSGADMTYMMLLVGGLVFPILALVEAVLKHQLYELLLLPIRHQAFSIAVLYQALACSVIAFFLSNFAISKIGVNKAASFIGVSTLVSILAAVLFLGEAFSQYQTFGAFLIILGVYLSNIPIKQNKP, from the coding sequence ATGAAATTTCAAGACAAACACCCGATTCTTCTTGGCTCTTTAGCAGCCTTAACCTGTGAAAGTCTCTTTGGACTTTCTTATCTGTTTACAAAATCCGCCACCAGTCAATCCTCCCCTTTAGCCTTGTTGGGATGGCGCTTTTTATTAGCATTTTTGTTCATGCAATTGCTAGTTACTTTGGGTTGGGTTAAACTGACCATAAAAGGGAAATCCTTAGGACAGTTGGTAAAGATTTCATTTTTTAGTCCTGTCCTCTACTTTATTGGAGAAACCTTCGGCATCAAAATGACCACAGCCTCTGAGAGTGGTGCTTTTTTAGCCACCATACCGGTCATTGCCCTTATGGCTTCAAGCATTCTTTTAAGAGAAAAGCCAAATCGGCATCAGGTTATGGGGATTGGTTTGACCTTGGTTGGTGTACTTTTAACCGTCTTTGCCTTAGGCTTGTCAGCCAGTTTTTCCATTCCTGGCTATCTGATGCTGATCTTGGCTGTTATTGGTTATGCCTTTTATAGTGTTCATGTTGAAAAGGCCACAGCCTTTTCCGGAGCAGACATGACCTATATGATGCTCTTAGTTGGGGGCTTGGTTTTTCCCATTTTGGCTTTGGTAGAAGCGGTGCTAAAGCATCAGTTATATGAACTCCTCTTGTTACCTATTAGACATCAAGCTTTTTCCATAGCGGTGCTTTACCAAGCATTAGCTTGCTCAGTGATAGCCTTTTTCCTCTCCAATTTTGCTATTTCTAAAATCGGTGTTAACAAGGCTGCTTCATTCATTGGGGTTTCAACCTTGGTATCAATCCTAGCAGCAGTCCTCTTTTTAGGCGAAGCCTTTAGCCAATACCAAACTTTTGGTGCTTTTTTAATCATTCTTGGTGTCTATTTATCTAATATCCCTATCAAACAAAATAAGCCTTAG
- a CDS encoding NADH-dependent flavin oxidoreductase, whose translation MDVLKDQIRLRHGAVLDSPIVQPPMLTYSGKKGGFASEETLAYYGARSQSAGMVITEFHYVSENGGPCSPLGFPEQLGIQDDDHIASIQAIAKTIKKDGSKAILQIHHGGYQAGARAAQGKEVLAVSELDVDFLPYPVREMTNEEIEEIIKDFGRATKRAIQAGFDGVEIHGANHYLIQQFFSKTSNRRQDKWGGSLEKCMTFALEVVKEVKEVIAKEAPTDFILGYRISPEEIHGSTVGYTYKESLALVSQLAKEDFDYISLSIWGGYASKPVGSEKSYGQLFKEVVGPETKIMLVGSVFTEDQARDAIEHHTDLIGVGRGTLIDPQFALKIKENRGQDIVQTISPEQVAKTGWTRGLREQFTKADAGGLPPLPGQDSILSLHQGLFD comes from the coding sequence ATGGATGTGTTAAAAGATCAAATTCGCTTACGACATGGCGCCGTTTTAGATAGTCCGATTGTGCAACCGCCTATGTTAACCTACTCAGGTAAAAAGGGAGGTTTTGCCAGCGAGGAAACCTTAGCCTATTATGGGGCTAGGTCTCAATCGGCAGGCATGGTGATAACAGAATTTCACTATGTCTCTGAAAATGGTGGTCCCTGTTCACCGCTAGGTTTTCCAGAACAACTCGGTATTCAAGACGATGACCATATTGCCTCCATTCAAGCGATTGCTAAAACCATCAAAAAGGATGGCAGTAAAGCGATATTGCAGATACATCATGGGGGCTACCAAGCTGGGGCGCGTGCCGCTCAGGGAAAAGAAGTCCTGGCTGTTAGTGAGCTTGATGTTGACTTTTTACCTTATCCTGTTCGTGAAATGACAAATGAGGAAATTGAAGAGATTATCAAAGACTTTGGACGCGCCACAAAACGTGCCATCCAAGCAGGATTTGATGGGGTTGAAATTCATGGTGCCAACCATTATTTAATTCAACAATTCTTTTCCAAAACCTCTAATAGACGTCAGGATAAGTGGGGAGGTAGCCTTGAAAAATGCATGACTTTTGCACTGGAAGTGGTTAAAGAAGTGAAAGAGGTTATTGCTAAGGAAGCTCCAACCGACTTTATTTTAGGCTATCGCATTTCTCCTGAGGAAATCCATGGCTCTACGGTTGGTTATACTTATAAAGAATCGTTAGCACTTGTTAGCCAGTTAGCAAAAGAAGACTTTGATTACATCAGTTTATCTATTTGGGGAGGCTACGCTTCAAAACCAGTTGGTAGTGAAAAATCCTATGGACAACTGTTTAAAGAAGTCGTTGGCCCAGAAACCAAGATTATGCTTGTTGGTTCGGTCTTCACAGAGGACCAAGCCCGCGATGCCATAGAACATCACACCGACCTGATTGGAGTTGGACGAGGAACCTTGATAGACCCCCAATTTGCCCTTAAAATCAAGGAAAATAGAGGGCAAGACATTGTCCAAACCATCTCTCCAGAACAGGTAGCAAAAACAGGCTGGACAAGAGGTCTTCGGGAACAGTTTACCAAAGCAGACGCTGGCGGTTTACCCCCACTACCAGGACAAGACAGTATCCTTTCCCTACATCAAGGATTATTTGACTAA
- a CDS encoding GNAT family N-acetyltransferase, translating into MKLKHYQPQFKQDIEDFQVTREQLLFVRSPQDNIPLSEKVPSRKPILGFNNDGDCVVFFVLQEHSEFEKDFDLPNSIYVRSFVTDKRHLHRGYAKSALLALPQFLKKEFPHIDYITLLVDHPNTIAKEMYHKCGFTEGKLIDGERYPAYTMIKAVK; encoded by the coding sequence ATGAAGCTAAAACACTACCAACCCCAATTTAAACAAGACATTGAAGACTTTCAGGTAACAAGGGAACAACTCTTATTTGTCCGATCTCCTCAAGATAACATTCCCTTAAGTGAAAAAGTTCCTAGTCGTAAGCCAATCTTAGGTTTCAATAATGATGGTGACTGCGTCGTCTTCTTTGTCTTGCAAGAACATAGCGAGTTCGAGAAGGACTTTGATCTACCAAATAGCATTTATGTCCGTTCTTTTGTAACAGATAAGCGACATTTGCATCGAGGGTATGCCAAATCAGCTCTACTCGCATTGCCTCAATTCCTCAAAAAAGAATTCCCCCATATCGACTATATTACCCTCCTAGTCGATCACCCCAATACCATAGCAAAAGAGATGTACCACAAATGTGGCTTCACAGAAGGTAAACTAATTGACGGAGAACGCTACCCAGCCTATACCATGATCAAAGCGGTGAAATAA
- a CDS encoding Cof-type HAD-IIB family hydrolase has translation MVSIIFSDIDGTLLNDQHEVSSRTKTAIKECLSKGILFVPVSARMPEAIKPITCSFLPEIPIISYNGAFVQDKTGYPISSSPMPFDVALSICSTVEEQFNDIVWNIYSGAEWISQDRDNKWVKREEEIVSVTSIQMALETISHSLTIHKLLLMGEPGSIVKAERLFKENYSDLSIAQSYPYYLEIMASGITKGKAVTELATSYGVELGDTIAFGDNFNDLDMLQTVGKGYVMGNAPTDLKSLIGNVTTDNNHDGIAEVLERTILTL, from the coding sequence ATGGTTAGCATTATTTTTTCTGATATAGATGGTACCCTACTTAATGATCAGCATGAAGTTAGTTCTCGAACGAAGACAGCCATTAAGGAATGTTTGAGTAAAGGGATTTTATTTGTTCCGGTTTCTGCTAGAATGCCAGAAGCAATTAAGCCAATAACCTGTTCATTTTTGCCTGAAATACCTATCATTTCATATAATGGGGCATTTGTCCAAGATAAGACGGGCTATCCAATTAGCTCCTCACCAATGCCTTTTGATGTAGCTTTATCAATTTGTTCTACTGTTGAGGAGCAATTTAATGATATTGTCTGGAATATTTATAGCGGTGCAGAGTGGATTTCTCAAGATAGAGACAATAAGTGGGTAAAACGCGAGGAAGAGATTGTTTCTGTTACATCAATACAGATGGCCTTAGAAACTATTAGTCACTCCTTGACAATTCATAAGCTTTTATTAATGGGGGAGCCAGGTAGTATTGTAAAGGCAGAGCGCCTTTTTAAAGAAAACTATTCAGATTTATCAATTGCTCAGTCCTATCCATATTATTTAGAAATAATGGCAAGTGGGATAACAAAAGGCAAGGCTGTTACAGAATTAGCTACTAGTTATGGAGTAGAATTGGGAGATACGATTGCATTTGGTGATAACTTTAATGATTTGGATATGTTACAGACAGTTGGTAAAGGTTATGTCATGGGGAATGCTCCTACGGATCTTAAAAGTTTAATCGGGAATGTCACGACTGATAATAATCACGATGGTATAGCAGAAGTGCTTGAAAGAACGATCCTAACTTTATAG
- a CDS encoding phosphatidylglycerophosphatase A family protein, producing MKSDQQLQEVSYQLLAERGVHLNDIAQLVLSLQNKYIPSLTLEECLDNIQAVLKKREVQNAIITGIEMDKLAEQNQLSQPLLDILKADEGLYGIDEILALSIVNLYGSIGFTNYGYLDKEKPGIIASLNSKDGKSCHTFLDDIVCAIAAAAASRLAHNDPDKSAITNKK from the coding sequence ATGAAAAGTGATCAACAATTACAAGAAGTTTCTTATCAGCTCTTAGCTGAGCGAGGGGTTCATCTCAATGATATTGCCCAACTGGTACTTTCCTTACAAAACAAGTACATCCCAAGTTTAACCTTGGAAGAATGTTTAGACAATATTCAAGCTGTGCTAAAGAAACGTGAAGTCCAAAATGCTATTATTACAGGCATTGAAATGGATAAATTAGCTGAACAGAATCAATTGTCTCAACCTCTCCTTGACATCTTAAAAGCAGATGAAGGTCTTTATGGTATTGACGAAATCTTAGCCCTTTCTATTGTCAATCTCTACGGTTCTATTGGTTTTACCAACTATGGTTATCTGGACAAAGAAAAACCAGGTATTATCGCCAGCCTTAATTCAAAAGACGGCAAATCTTGCCATACCTTTTTAGATGATATTGTCTGTGCCATTGCCGCAGCAGCAGCCAGCCGACTAGCACATAATGACCCAGATAAAAGTGCTATTACCAATAAAAAGTAA
- a CDS encoding anti sigma factor C-terminal domain-containing protein, giving the protein MKSNDPLALLAKKRRRKTFLMTIVFSLLATLLLFALCFKLLSNMTAKNGQKVYNDYQQLAEIAYPNISYNSLYYFPTGQFSGKVHADRFKDLDGIPVAYSPFEANYSLTGAFNAGASDVFSKNKLLYDRGNLQKIPQFYNTKVKFSKNDVKTSPSQDLKYLNQLEDKVIEVAITFDKPYTYKEIKTMLPKNLKQNWLWIGTYTTLDTSQWPNQFGTDTENIHSAINTMFNVSKNSPHIGINNVNIYSDLDNYLKDNKHIKDVDQLSFAGIILTGKSENFNSLKGEKWIYGSSLGASIDYQPYYQLDVE; this is encoded by the coding sequence ATGAAATCAAATGATCCCTTAGCCCTTCTAGCCAAAAAACGCCGAAGAAAAACCTTTTTAATGACTATAGTTTTCAGTCTCCTAGCTACTCTTCTCCTCTTTGCTCTTTGTTTTAAATTGCTGAGCAATATGACCGCCAAAAATGGGCAGAAAGTTTATAATGACTACCAACAGTTGGCTGAGATTGCCTACCCAAATATTTCTTATAATAGTCTTTACTATTTTCCAACTGGACAATTTTCCGGTAAGGTTCATGCCGACCGTTTCAAAGATTTAGATGGCATTCCAGTCGCATACTCGCCTTTCGAAGCCAATTATAGCTTGACAGGTGCCTTTAATGCTGGAGCAAGTGATGTTTTTTCCAAGAATAAACTCCTTTATGATAGAGGTAACCTACAGAAAATTCCACAATTTTATAACACAAAGGTCAAGTTTAGCAAAAATGACGTCAAAACCAGTCCAAGTCAAGATCTTAAATACCTTAACCAGCTAGAAGATAAGGTCATTGAAGTAGCTATCACTTTTGATAAACCATATACTTACAAAGAAATAAAGACCATGCTGCCAAAAAACCTTAAGCAAAATTGGTTATGGATTGGTACCTATACCACACTAGATACTTCGCAATGGCCAAATCAATTTGGTACAGATACCGAGAATATACATTCAGCTATAAACACAATGTTCAATGTTTCAAAAAATAGTCCTCATATTGGAATTAATAATGTTAATATCTACTCTGATTTAGATAACTACTTGAAGGATAACAAACACATTAAAGATGTTGATCAACTCAGCTTTGCTGGAATTATTTTAACCGGAAAGTCAGAAAACTTTAACAGTCTAAAAGGGGAAAAATGGATATACGGATCTAGCTTAGGAGCTAGTATTGATTACCAACCCTACTATCAATTAGATGTTGAATAA
- a CDS encoding Gfo/Idh/MocA family protein: MKLGIIGTGIIVQEFLPKLVKIEGIEVLGLQGIPQEMDLVKQLAAENGVAHAVSDFEALAALAIDTVYVAVPNFLHTHYSKQALQRGLNVIVEKPATSNDKELLELKGIAKENDVFIFEAVTTPYLKGFAKIKEWLPEIGDIKLVQSQYSQYSRRYDAFKEGTILPAFDPQKSGGALMDLNLYNLHFVMGLFGQPLSSTYLANMEKAIDTSGILSMTYPSFQALCIAAKDSKGMTGALIQGDKGLIRTFAPANAIGKVVLEKYDGTVLSFEEDSFENRLIPEFTEFITAINTKDQEFYEEAMARSLAVSRLQTQARLANQIIFPADQA; the protein is encoded by the coding sequence ATGAAATTAGGCATTATTGGAACAGGGATTATTGTTCAAGAATTTTTACCAAAATTAGTCAAGATTGAAGGGATTGAGGTCTTAGGGCTACAAGGCATTCCGCAAGAAATGGATTTGGTTAAACAACTGGCTGCTGAAAATGGGGTGGCCCATGCTGTTTCAGATTTTGAGGCTCTAGCTGCTTTAGCTATTGATACCGTCTACGTGGCCGTACCGAACTTTTTACATACGCATTATAGCAAGCAAGCTTTGCAAAGAGGTTTGAATGTTATCGTTGAAAAACCAGCGACCAGTAATGATAAAGAACTGCTTGAGTTAAAAGGCATAGCTAAAGAAAATGATGTCTTTATTTTTGAAGCCGTGACGACCCCTTACTTAAAAGGCTTTGCCAAAATCAAAGAATGGTTACCAGAAATTGGTGACATCAAATTAGTTCAAAGTCAGTACAGTCAATATTCTCGCCGCTATGATGCTTTTAAGGAAGGAACCATTTTACCAGCCTTTGATCCTCAAAAATCAGGGGGAGCCTTGATGGATTTGAACCTTTATAATTTGCATTTTGTCATGGGCTTATTTGGACAACCGCTATCAAGCACTTACCTAGCAAATATGGAAAAGGCTATTGATACCAGCGGTATTTTAAGCATGACCTATCCAAGTTTCCAAGCATTATGTATTGCTGCTAAGGATAGTAAAGGGATGACTGGTGCTCTCATTCAAGGAGATAAAGGGCTAATTAGAACCTTTGCGCCAGCCAATGCCATTGGCAAAGTGGTTTTAGAAAAATATGATGGGACAGTATTAAGCTTTGAAGAAGACTCCTTTGAGAATCGTCTCATTCCAGAATTTACAGAGTTTATCACGGCAATCAATACGAAAGACCAAGAATTCTATGAGGAGGCTATGGCTAGAAGTCTAGCTGTTAGTCGACTCCAAACACAAGCTCGTTTAGCCAATCAGATTATTTTTCCGGCAGATCAGGCATAG
- a CDS encoding putative RNA methyltransferase, with protein sequence MSSFSQSVALFQCPICHMSLHLSGTSLLCPQRHTFDMAKQGYVNLLLNAKKDPHYDKNSFIQRSRILEAGFYSHILKALKEELDSNHRLTILDVACGEGYYARALSENPSYQLLAFDLSKDSVLLAAKKDPQKRVSWFVGDLAKLPLADDSVDVILDIFSPANYQEFLRVLKPGGKLIKMVTASDHLQELREAAAAQLQSKTYSNQAIVDHFAEAFPDFNMTHLSQTYPIEDKALAHFVQMTPLFFNVNTKAIPLASIHKITVAADMLVAQKN encoded by the coding sequence ATGTCTTCGTTTTCGCAATCTGTTGCGCTGTTTCAATGCCCAATTTGCCATATGTCGCTCCATTTGTCAGGGACAAGTCTTTTATGCCCGCAAAGGCATACCTTTGATATGGCCAAGCAAGGCTATGTCAATCTCCTATTGAATGCTAAAAAAGATCCTCATTATGACAAAAACTCCTTTATCCAGCGTAGCCGGATTCTGGAGGCTGGCTTTTACAGTCACATTTTAAAAGCTCTTAAAGAAGAACTAGATTCCAATCATCGTCTAACCATTCTCGACGTCGCTTGTGGAGAAGGCTACTATGCACGCGCATTGTCCGAAAATCCTTCCTACCAACTATTAGCCTTCGACTTATCAAAGGACTCCGTCTTATTAGCAGCCAAAAAAGACCCCCAAAAGCGGGTCTCCTGGTTTGTCGGAGACTTAGCAAAACTTCCCCTTGCCGATGACAGTGTCGATGTGATTCTTGACATTTTCTCACCTGCAAACTATCAGGAATTTCTTCGGGTGTTAAAGCCGGGCGGCAAACTGATAAAAATGGTCACAGCAAGTGACCACCTTCAAGAGTTGCGTGAGGCAGCAGCTGCGCAATTACAATCCAAGACCTATTCAAATCAAGCCATTGTTGACCACTTCGCAGAAGCTTTTCCTGATTTCAACATGACGCATCTCAGCCAAACTTATCCAATAGAAGATAAGGCATTAGCTCATTTTGTCCAAATGACACCACTTTTCTTTAATGTCAACACAAAAGCAATTCCCTTGGCCTCAATCCACAAGATTACAGTCGCAGCAGACATGTTAGTGGCTCAAAAGAATTAA